The Caldanaerovirga acetigignens genomic sequence TATCGCGCAACTTGCAAGTTCTGTGGAATTAGTAACAGTTGACCTTTCTAATAATAGAATTACGATAGGACAAAATCCTTACTTTAAAAACATTAAAGAACCCAAAATATTCAGGTTTGCAGAAATCGACAAAGCCCCGCTACTCCTGGTAAATAAAACCCATCCTGTAAACAAAGACTTCTACAACCCTAATTCGATAGATTTAACCGATAAACTTCCTACAACAAAAAATAATTTGAAACTTGCTAGCGAAGCTGCACAAGCCCTCATCGATTTGTTTTGTGCTGCAAAAAATGACGGCATTAAAAATCTTACCATCGTTAGCGCATATAGGTCCTACAACTACCAAAACAACCTTCACAACAGAAAAATAGACTTCTACTTAAAGCAGGGAAAATCTTTAAATGAAGCAAAAAAACTGGCAGCAACCGTAGTGGCGCTGCCCGGGACCAGCGAGCATCAGACGAGCCTAGCAGTAGACTTTTCTTCAAGAGAGATTTTAAAAAATGGGGGCTTAGAACAAAACTTCGAAAGCACACCTGAAGGTATATGGCTGCGCGACAATGCCTATAAATTTGGTTTTATTTTGCGTTACCCGGCAGACAAGCAGTCAATAACTGGAATAATATATGAGCCGTGGCACTTCAGGTATTTGGGGAAGCCCCATTCGGAAATAATTTATAAAAATAAGTTTTGCCTTGAAGAATACATCGATTACCTTAAGAAAAACAAAAAGATCGAATATACCTCCGAAAACGGCCAGAAATTCCTTATCCACTACTTAGAAAACATAAGAAACATAAAGGAAATAGAAGTTTGGGCTTACACCGGACAAGCTATCGGTGCATCTTTAGACAATACTGGAGGACTTATTCTTACGTTGGAGGTGGAGTGAAAATATAAAAATTTTCCTAACCCATCATTTCGCTTATCAAAATAAGCAGTTTCAATTTTATAGCATCCGAGAAGTTCCGTGCATCAAGACCCGTAATTTTAAAATTCCGCCGGATATGCTTCCTCCTGCAAGCGTCTTAATGTAGTCGGATATAGGCGTTGCCGAAAGGACCGCTCCGAGGGAACCACCGGCACCCGTTATCAGCAGGATTATCGCCGAATCCTTTATCCCCTGTCCCACCCAACTCATAAGGGTTTCTTCATCAAATTTAGGAAGTAGCGAAAGTGAAAGTAGCATTCCTATCATCAGAGCGTTCACCGGGGTACCGAGAAATATTATTAAATTACTCCCTGGTCCAGAATATTTAGTAAATTTTGCTATAGAAGCAAGAGCTATAAGCAATATAGGTATTACAATTGGCATAAAGGATTTGGTTGTACTCGGAAGTTTTTCGAATTGGTTCTTCAATTCTTCATAGCTCATTCCACCTTCATCCATCTCAGACTTAATATCCTTCCCTATTCTATGAGCCCACCACAGCCCGGTCAGAGCAGCCGGTATAGAGACTACCATTCCAATGAGAATTACAAGTCCGAGGTCCGCTCCGACATTCCCGGCGGCTGCTATTGGTCCGGGCGTTGGCGGCACCAACGTATGAGTGGCATACAATCCGGTTGAAAGGGCAACTGCCATCACTGCAATTGGAAGATTGGCCCTCTTTGCCAGAGCTTTAAATTGCCAAATCCCTGAGCTATCATCGGCCCTATAAATTCTACGGGCATTTTGCTCAAAAAACCTACACCATAAGCTGCAAGTAAGAGCGCCAAGAATGGGTGTATCTTTAGCTTTGCGGTAGCAAAGATGATAAATAGTATTGCCAAAACCACTATAAAAATCAACAAGGGACCGTGAACCATTACCGCCTTCGCGGCAGCCAGTTGTTCCGGCGTCATTTATCTTCCCCCCCTATCTAGAATAAAAATATAATCTAAATACATTTTCAGAAGTTTTTTCGAGAAGTTCTTCCCCCCTTTTCATGGCTTCTTCAAGGGTCATGGGACCGCTTGTTATGCTGAAGAAGGCTGTTATCCCTTCAGCATAAAGCGCCTCATAACCCCTTTTT encodes the following:
- a CDS encoding GntP family permease; the protein is MAVALSTGLYATHTLVPPTPGPIAAAGNVGADLGLVILIGMVVSIPAALTGLWWAHRIGKDIKSEMDEGGMSYEELKNQFEKLPSTTKSFMPIVIPILLIALASIAKFTKYSGPGSNLIIFLGTPVNALMIGMLLSLSLLPKFDEETLMSWVGQGIKDSAIILLITGAGGSLGAVLSATPISDYIKTLAGGSISGGILKLRVLMHGTSRML